The Winogradskyella schleiferi genome has a window encoding:
- a CDS encoding glycosyltransferase family 2 protein, with protein MKTLSVIIPVYNEEAYIARALYSVKFADEIIVVDSFSTDKTVEIAKQYNCKIVERQFDNFSNQKNHALQFATCDWVLFLDADERITYPLQLEIIDAINNGKHTAYKLNFPHFYMNRFLFHHSNDVTRLVVREKCHFEGSVHEKLIVDGSVGKLKHHVLHYTYKGLEHYIEKKDTYAWFQAQQMLDKGKKATYFHLAFKPFYRFFHSYIIRGGFRDGIPGMAIAGVNAYGVFSRYAKLMLLKRGIK; from the coding sequence ATGAAAACACTTTCCGTCATAATTCCAGTTTACAACGAAGAAGCCTACATTGCTCGTGCTTTATATTCTGTAAAATTTGCCGATGAAATTATTGTTGTAGATTCCTTCAGCACTGATAAAACGGTTGAAATTGCCAAACAGTATAATTGTAAAATCGTTGAACGCCAATTTGATAACTTTTCAAATCAAAAAAATCACGCTTTACAGTTTGCGACTTGCGACTGGGTTTTATTTTTAGATGCCGACGAACGTATTACCTATCCGCTTCAACTTGAGATCATTGATGCCATCAATAATGGAAAACATACCGCCTATAAACTTAATTTTCCACATTTCTATATGAATCGTTTTCTGTTTCATCACAGTAATGATGTGACACGTTTGGTGGTCAGGGAAAAATGTCATTTTGAAGGCAGTGTACACGAAAAATTAATTGTTGATGGTTCCGTTGGAAAATTAAAACACCATGTGCTGCATTATACGTACAAAGGTTTAGAACATTACATCGAGAAGAAAGATACTTATGCATGGTTTCAGGCACAACAAATGCTTGATAAGGGTAAAAAAGCCACTTATTTCCATTTAGCATTTAAGCCATTTTACCGCTTTTTTCATAGTTATATAATTCGTGGCGGTTTTAGGGATGGGATTCCAGGAATGGCTATTGCTGGTGTAAATGCCTATGGTGTGTTTTCGAGATATGCTAAACTCATGTTGCTAAAACGTGGCATCAAATAA
- a CDS encoding polysaccharide deacetylase family protein produces the protein MTRLPILMYHNVSNDKNSNGLTIWANNLEEQFKYLKDNGFESFHFSKLERIKENQKSLPKKSVVITFDDVYVNQLELAYPLLKKYNLKATFFIPFKYVDAVDSWNTNEAKIMSVAQLKSMDSDIIELGLHSFHHNNYNDISISEIEKDFEACFEFIEQHNLKVENILAYPYGKFPRKNPKQREFFNQLEQQNITYGLRIGNRVNRFPFKDNYQVQRIDIKGEDSLKTFKLKLKFGKLRLF, from the coding sequence ATGACAAGATTGCCCATATTAATGTATCATAATGTTTCCAATGATAAAAATAGTAATGGACTTACCATTTGGGCAAACAATCTTGAAGAGCAGTTTAAATATTTAAAAGACAATGGTTTTGAAAGCTTTCATTTTTCTAAATTAGAGCGCATTAAGGAAAACCAAAAATCACTTCCAAAGAAAAGTGTAGTCATAACGTTTGATGATGTTTATGTCAATCAATTAGAGCTAGCTTATCCACTCCTAAAAAAATATAATTTAAAGGCCACTTTTTTTATACCCTTCAAATATGTTGATGCAGTGGATTCATGGAATACCAATGAAGCAAAAATAATGTCGGTAGCACAGTTAAAGTCTATGGATTCTGATATCATTGAATTAGGCCTGCATTCATTTCATCATAACAATTATAACGATATTTCAATTTCAGAAATTGAAAAAGACTTTGAAGCCTGCTTTGAATTTATCGAACAACACAATTTGAAGGTCGAAAATATATTAGCTTATCCTTATGGCAAATTCCCACGAAAAAATCCAAAGCAACGTGAGTTTTTTAACCAATTAGAACAACAAAATATTACCTATGGTTTACGTATCGGCAATCGTGTGAATCGTTTTCCTTTTAAGGATAATTATCAAGTACAACGAATCGATATTAAAGGAGAGGATAGTTTAAAAACGTTTAAACTAAAACTGAAGTTTGGCAAACTGCGCTTATTTTAA
- a CDS encoding glycosyltransferase family 2 protein, translating to MISVVALTYNDEDIIADFIANCQFANEIIVLDNHSNDATIQIAKSKSAFVFSGDFMDFEIVKPFALSKASHPWILCLKPNERISEALSNEIIDIVDSNSNGNYSIKSKLSFMGKVLKHADSTRILKDRLNHVGDTSTKTKTLKNPIITDYICFDRFNATLTKQAKNEANTLAQKNLRPNLYHFLIKPFGSLMKHYVFKLGFLDGKEGFIYSYLQAFKVFKRYLYLWLHYRNLR from the coding sequence ATGATTAGCGTTGTCGCCCTTACTTATAATGATGAAGATATCATTGCTGATTTTATAGCAAACTGCCAGTTTGCCAATGAAATTATTGTACTGGATAACCATAGTAACGACGCTACAATTCAAATTGCTAAATCAAAAAGTGCGTTTGTTTTTTCGGGCGATTTTATGGATTTTGAAATTGTAAAACCTTTTGCGCTATCTAAAGCATCACATCCTTGGATTTTATGTTTAAAACCTAATGAGCGCATTTCAGAAGCTTTAAGTAATGAAATAATTGATATTGTAGACTCCAATTCAAATGGAAATTACTCTATCAAATCAAAGTTGTCTTTTATGGGAAAGGTTTTAAAACATGCCGATAGTACTCGCATATTAAAAGACAGATTAAACCATGTTGGCGATACTTCAACAAAAACCAAAACATTAAAGAACCCGATAATTACGGATTATATATGTTTTGATCGGTTTAATGCCACACTGACCAAACAAGCTAAAAACGAAGCTAACACTTTAGCCCAGAAAAATTTAAGACCTAATCTCTATCATTTTTTAATAAAACCTTTTGGTAGTTTAATGAAGCATTATGTCTTTAAACTGGGGTTTTTGGATGGTAAGGAAGGTTTTATTTATTCCTATTTACAAGCGTTTAAAGTGTTTAAACGTTATTTATACCTTTGGCTTCATTACAGAAACTTGAGATAA
- a CDS encoding glycosyltransferase family 2 protein — MVKLSGVIITYNEERHIKQCLESLEDVVDEIVIVDSFSTDNTKAICIKFNVKFIEQEFLGYIEQKNIALAQASYDYVVSLDGDEALSSTLQKSIIELKSNWKFDGYYANRLNNFCGQWIKHSDWYPNKKLRIFDRRKGNWQGMNPHDNVQLFDATKKTSHLKGDILHQTYQTYSEFNQKTEYFSTIAAKAYFDKGKKATIWKIMFNPTWAFFKSYILRLGFLDGFNGFMICYQTANITFLKYAKLRELHKTTA, encoded by the coding sequence ATGGTAAAGCTATCTGGTGTAATAATTACGTATAACGAAGAACGACATATAAAGCAGTGTTTGGAATCGCTGGAAGATGTCGTTGACGAAATTGTGATTGTCGATTCTTTTTCAACAGATAACACAAAAGCTATTTGCATTAAGTTTAACGTAAAATTTATTGAACAAGAATTCCTAGGTTATATCGAACAAAAGAATATTGCCTTGGCGCAAGCCTCTTATGATTATGTCGTTTCATTAGATGGTGATGAAGCCTTATCCTCAACACTTCAAAAATCTATTATTGAACTAAAATCCAATTGGAAATTTGATGGCTATTATGCTAATCGACTCAATAATTTTTGTGGACAATGGATCAAACATTCCGACTGGTACCCAAATAAGAAATTACGGATTTTTGATAGACGGAAAGGAAATTGGCAAGGCATGAATCCGCATGATAATGTGCAACTATTTGATGCTACTAAAAAAACCAGCCATTTAAAAGGTGATATTTTACACCAAACGTATCAGACTTATTCTGAATTCAACCAAAAAACAGAGTATTTCTCAACCATTGCAGCGAAAGCCTATTTTGATAAAGGGAAGAAAGCAACAATCTGGAAAATTATGTTTAATCCGACTTGGGCATTTTTTAAATCTTACATTTTAAGATTAGGTTTTTTAGATGGTTTCAATGGTTTTATGATTTGTTACCAAACCGCCAACATTACCTTCTTAAAATATGCTAAATTGCGGGAATTGCACAAAACCACAGCATAA
- a CDS encoding glycosyltransferase family 4 protein: protein MKHIFLESHNIKNLHFGFGQFNYHLIKGLYNAEVEDFKMTLHAKDIQPLKSEFGDYFNYKTYNSLRRHRLFQIKKKYDVWHCLNQNIKIEPFYDIPYLLTVHDVNFIDEVSQDLDHEVNLRFQKKLNRSHAITYISEYAKQSTHQYFKVPDVPEYVIHNGNPIDNITLPETHKPKVTTNRPYLFSIGEFTDRKNFHTLVAMLKHLPDFDLILSGNNNTAYANGKLNDTITQLDLKDRIIITGKISDRDKQYYLKNCVAFVFPSLREGFGIPPIEAMRFGKPVFLSNNTSLPEIGGKDAFYWNHYEPEYMAKEVIDGLNTYENNQKALSEKYITHAKNFNWDKAAKQYIEVYKKLLRN from the coding sequence ATGAAACACATCTTTCTTGAATCCCATAATATAAAAAATCTTCATTTTGGTTTTGGACAGTTCAATTATCATCTCATTAAAGGACTTTATAATGCAGAAGTTGAAGATTTCAAAATGACGCTTCATGCGAAAGATATACAGCCTCTCAAATCCGAATTTGGCGACTATTTTAATTATAAAACATATAATTCACTTAGAAGGCATCGCTTATTTCAAATCAAAAAAAAATATGATGTGTGGCACTGTCTCAATCAGAATATTAAAATTGAGCCTTTTTATGATATTCCCTATCTGTTAACGGTACATGACGTAAATTTTATTGATGAAGTTTCTCAGGATTTAGACCATGAGGTAAATTTGAGATTTCAAAAAAAACTTAATAGAAGCCACGCTATTACCTACATTTCAGAATACGCAAAGCAATCTACACATCAATACTTTAAGGTACCTGATGTACCAGAATATGTCATCCATAATGGAAACCCGATCGACAATATTACGCTACCTGAAACGCATAAGCCAAAAGTAACCACCAATCGTCCGTATTTATTCAGTATTGGGGAATTCACGGATCGTAAAAATTTTCATACTTTAGTTGCAATGCTAAAACACCTTCCAGATTTTGATTTGATACTTTCTGGAAACAACAATACTGCCTATGCCAATGGAAAACTTAACGATACCATTACACAATTGGATCTTAAAGATCGTATTATAATTACAGGTAAAATTAGTGATCGGGACAAACAATATTATTTAAAAAACTGTGTGGCTTTTGTATTTCCTTCGTTGCGTGAAGGTTTTGGGATTCCACCAATTGAAGCGATGCGTTTTGGTAAACCCGTATTTTTATCCAATAACACATCATTACCAGAAATAGGTGGTAAAGATGCGTTTTATTGGAACCATTATGAACCAGAATATATGGCCAAGGAAGTTATTGATGGTTTAAATACTTATGAAAACAACCAGAAAGCGCTTTCAGAAAAGTATATTACACACGCAAAAAATTTTAATTGGGATAAAGCTGCAAAACAGTATATTGAAGTTTATAAAAAATTATTAAGAAACTAA
- a CDS encoding FkbM family methyltransferase: MGLAKSIKKKIELKRFNDSITNLPIKSASKEKGLFIDCGSNLGQGYTYFKDFFKPEFYDTVMIEPNPHCMKILKEQFQNENIEFIEAAAWINYDDLHFFGLVEDDRGETTDGGSVIDSHNSTFYEADKENSTKVKAISLADLIIKKKDSYSQIIIKMDIESAEYEVLKNMLETKAVDYVDYMYIEFHSQYFKDEQNKYKKLEKQLVKQLRRKDVGVSLWH, encoded by the coding sequence ATGGGACTAGCAAAGTCGATTAAGAAAAAAATAGAATTGAAAAGGTTTAATGATAGTATAACTAACCTTCCAATTAAAAGTGCCTCAAAAGAAAAAGGGCTGTTTATTGATTGTGGTTCCAATTTAGGGCAAGGTTATACCTATTTTAAGGATTTTTTCAAACCTGAGTTTTATGATACCGTGATGATAGAGCCAAATCCTCATTGTATGAAAATCTTGAAAGAACAATTTCAGAATGAAAATATTGAATTTATAGAAGCTGCAGCTTGGATAAATTATGACGATTTACACTTCTTTGGTTTGGTTGAAGATGATAGAGGCGAAACGACTGATGGTGGCTCTGTTATCGATTCTCACAATAGTACGTTTTATGAAGCAGATAAAGAGAACAGCACTAAGGTAAAAGCAATTTCATTAGCTGATTTAATTATAAAAAAGAAAGATAGTTATAGTCAAATAATCATTAAAATGGATATTGAATCTGCTGAATATGAAGTTCTAAAAAACATGTTAGAAACTAAAGCGGTAGATTATGTGGATTATATGTATATAGAATTTCACAGTCAGTATTTTAAAGACGAACAAAACAAATACAAAAAGCTTGAAAAACAACTCGTAAAACAATTACGACGCAAGGACGTTGGCGTATCGCTCTGGCATTGA
- a CDS encoding glycosyltransferase domain-containing protein: protein MNKRIVVYTALFGDYSGLIEQPKFDNVDYICYTDRTDYKSKTWKIIHVEQPVPNDNTRSNRYYKILPHKHLSKSYDVSVYIDGNILILKDFRTLVKEKMQIASMACFDHNQNKADPRDCIYEEYDAIMNIVENNNVLVDDPKVMKAQMDRFRAEGYPEHNGLITAPILIRKHFNENVIELMEAWWHIVKTESKRDQLSFDYARWKLNFTQLSLIDGAVRRGNPWFYTISHRDNYKLKVFKVKLKRFFGFE, encoded by the coding sequence ATGAATAAGAGAATAGTAGTATATACGGCACTTTTTGGAGATTATAGTGGACTTATTGAACAACCAAAATTCGATAATGTAGACTACATTTGTTATACAGATAGAACGGATTATAAATCAAAAACATGGAAAATAATTCATGTCGAACAACCTGTACCTAATGATAATACCCGAAGTAATAGGTATTACAAAATTCTGCCACATAAACATTTATCCAAGTCTTATGATGTAAGTGTTTATATAGACGGAAACATTCTAATATTGAAAGATTTTAGGACATTGGTAAAAGAAAAAATGCAAATAGCGAGTATGGCCTGTTTCGATCATAATCAGAATAAAGCTGATCCACGAGATTGTATTTATGAAGAATATGATGCCATCATGAATATAGTAGAAAATAATAATGTATTAGTGGATGATCCGAAAGTTATGAAGGCACAGATGGACCGATTTAGAGCAGAAGGATATCCTGAACATAATGGTTTAATTACGGCTCCTATTCTAATACGCAAACATTTCAATGAGAATGTCATAGAGCTTATGGAAGCTTGGTGGCATATTGTAAAGACAGAAAGTAAACGAGACCAATTGAGTTTTGATTATGCGAGATGGAAATTGAACTTTACACAATTATCCCTAATCGATGGTGCTGTGCGACGTGGAAATCCTTGGTTTTATACCATTTCCCATAGAGATAACTATAAATTAAAAGTCTTTAAGGTTAAACTAAAACGCTTTTTTGGATTTGAATAA
- the asnB gene encoding asparagine synthase (glutamine-hydrolyzing), translating to MCGIVGYINFSEALPQEVIYNMTQMLHHRGPDDYGVKSFKNFSYEVALGQKRLSILDVSADGHQPMQYEHYWIVYNGEIYNFKEIKEKLEKLGHQFVSKSDTEVILHAFKEWGEQTVDQFIGMFAFMIYNEKKEEFYIYRDRAGVKPLYYYENDKGFMFASELKAFHKHPNFKKEIDLDAMAQFFKYEFIHAPNSIFKNVKKLLPGHFLKYDIKSNSFTIHQYWNVLDFYKKPKLKVTYQEAKAHLKVLMKDAFKLRMVSDVPVGVFLSGGYDSSIVTAIIQELESQKLKTFTIGFDDKKYDESKYAKEVADLLNTDHHSFTCTDKEALSIIPKLADYFDEPFADPSLIPTMLLSQRTEEKVKVSLSADGGDEIFYGYNRYEKIYKYYYKMKRLGPFTKVLSFIKRKKFTDKFYAANISNKNATVEMLDIHHQKYKDAFINDLFVEKINKLPNNFTSSAYDDIDKFHRILAVDYTTYLPDNILVKVDRATMSASLEGREPLLDHRIVEYAAQLPIEYLFDVKTKTKKHILRDICHDYLHKDLMSRKKTGFTPPIVTWLRTELKEFVDCTLSKEELNKHGLLNIDLIEKAKEDYFEGNDNFYNLIWNTLVFQLWYNKWMLNE from the coding sequence ATGTGCGGAATAGTTGGGTATATTAATTTCTCTGAAGCTTTACCTCAGGAAGTTATTTATAACATGACACAAATGCTTCATCATCGTGGACCAGATGATTATGGTGTAAAGTCATTTAAAAATTTTAGTTATGAAGTTGCCCTTGGGCAGAAGCGTCTGTCCATACTGGACGTTAGTGCAGATGGACATCAACCTATGCAATACGAACATTATTGGATTGTCTATAATGGTGAGATATATAATTTTAAAGAGATTAAGGAAAAGCTTGAAAAACTTGGTCATCAATTCGTTTCTAAAAGTGATACTGAAGTTATTCTACATGCATTCAAAGAATGGGGAGAGCAGACCGTAGATCAATTTATAGGCATGTTTGCCTTTATGATTTACAATGAGAAAAAGGAAGAATTTTATATTTATAGAGATAGAGCAGGCGTTAAACCACTATATTATTATGAAAATGATAAAGGGTTTATGTTTGCATCAGAGTTAAAAGCATTTCATAAACATCCAAATTTTAAAAAGGAGATTGATCTGGACGCCATGGCTCAATTTTTTAAATATGAATTTATACACGCACCAAATTCCATATTTAAAAATGTTAAAAAGCTATTACCAGGTCATTTTTTAAAATACGATATTAAATCAAATTCTTTCACAATTCATCAGTATTGGAATGTTTTGGATTTTTACAAAAAACCAAAGCTCAAAGTAACTTATCAAGAAGCGAAAGCGCATCTAAAAGTGTTGATGAAAGATGCCTTTAAGTTGAGAATGGTATCTGATGTGCCAGTTGGTGTGTTTTTAAGTGGAGGATATGATAGTTCTATTGTGACAGCCATAATACAGGAATTAGAATCCCAAAAATTAAAGACATTTACTATTGGGTTTGATGATAAAAAGTACGATGAAAGTAAATATGCAAAGGAAGTTGCAGATTTATTAAACACAGATCATCATTCATTCACATGTACGGATAAGGAAGCATTGAGTATAATTCCTAAGCTTGCGGATTATTTTGACGAGCCTTTTGCAGATCCTTCTTTAATACCGACCATGTTATTAAGCCAGCGTACTGAAGAAAAAGTCAAAGTTTCTTTATCGGCAGATGGAGGGGACGAAATTTTTTACGGCTACAACCGCTACGAAAAAATTTATAAGTATTATTATAAGATGAAACGTTTAGGGCCTTTTACTAAAGTGCTTAGTTTTATAAAAAGAAAAAAGTTTACTGATAAATTTTATGCCGCAAACATAAGTAATAAAAATGCTACGGTTGAAATGCTAGATATACATCATCAAAAGTATAAGGACGCTTTTATTAATGATTTGTTTGTCGAAAAAATCAATAAGCTTCCGAATAATTTTACAAGTAGTGCTTATGACGATATTGACAAATTTCATCGCATTTTAGCCGTGGATTACACTACCTATTTACCAGATAATATTTTGGTAAAAGTAGATAGAGCTACCATGTCTGCGTCCTTGGAAGGTAGAGAGCCATTACTCGATCATAGGATTGTGGAATACGCAGCGCAATTGCCTATAGAATATTTATTTGATGTTAAAACCAAGACCAAAAAGCATATTTTAAGAGATATCTGCCATGATTATTTGCATAAAGATTTAATGAGTAGAAAAAAAACAGGGTTTACTCCTCCTATTGTAACTTGGCTTAGAACTGAGTTAAAGGAATTTGTTGATTGCACTTTGTCCAAGGAGGAATTAAATAAACATGGTTTGTTGAATATTGATCTGATTGAAAAAGCAAAAGAAGATTATTTTGAAGGTAATGATAACTTCTACAATTTAATATGGAATACTCTAGTTTTTCAATTGTGGTATAATAAATGGATGTTAAATGAATAA
- a CDS encoding glycosyltransferase family 2 protein: MKDISIIVINYNTSKYTLDCIDSVVKLTDKSINYDIIVIDNNSTIDDFNYLKNNFPRQDNIILKRSVINTGFGGGNMLGVQFAKAKYLLFLNNDAFLQNDCLYILFNYMESHPKVGVSTAQNYDEHGKHVISFDHNKGIRKLIFGRSFLEKNFSKNHPKRKKEYTEPVTVNYVNGAFMFFRSSVFADVGGFDTNIFLYFEEMDICYRMQSLNYTSVLVPDAKITHYQGASTGTSKIISKEGFLSYFYVIKKNYSYSKYVFLRLYYGLSFLVKPKKWFLLPLVLKGVHLSESLKQKQKIQF, encoded by the coding sequence ATGAAGGACATTTCTATAATTGTAATTAACTACAACACATCCAAGTACACTTTAGATTGCATAGACTCTGTTGTAAAGTTGACTGATAAATCAATAAATTATGACATTATTGTTATAGATAACAATTCTACTATTGACGATTTTAATTATTTAAAAAACAATTTCCCAAGGCAAGACAACATCATTTTAAAACGAAGTGTTATTAACACTGGTTTTGGCGGTGGAAATATGTTGGGCGTTCAATTTGCAAAAGCCAAGTATTTGTTGTTTTTGAACAACGACGCTTTTCTTCAAAACGATTGCTTATACATATTGTTCAACTATATGGAATCACATCCAAAAGTAGGTGTCTCTACAGCACAGAATTATGACGAACATGGCAAACATGTGATTTCCTTTGACCATAACAAGGGCATTAGAAAATTAATTTTTGGTCGTAGTTTTTTGGAAAAGAACTTTTCTAAAAACCACCCGAAGCGCAAAAAAGAATATACAGAACCTGTTACGGTGAATTATGTTAATGGCGCTTTTATGTTTTTTAGAAGTAGCGTTTTTGCTGATGTTGGTGGGTTTGATACTAACATTTTTCTTTATTTTGAGGAAATGGATATTTGCTATCGAATGCAAAGTTTAAATTATACCAGTGTTTTGGTTCCTGATGCGAAGATTACACACTATCAAGGTGCAAGTACAGGGACATCTAAAATTATCAGTAAAGAGGGGTTTTTGTCCTATTTTTATGTGATTAAGAAAAACTATTCTTATTCTAAATACGTTTTTCTAAGACTTTACTATGGCCTTAGTTTTTTAGTAAAACCTAAAAAATGGTTTCTATTACCGCTTGTATTAAAAGGAGTGCATCTCTCTGAATCATTAAAACAGAAACAAAAAATTCAATTTTAA
- a CDS encoding UDP-N-acetylglucosamine 4,6-dehydratase has protein sequence MNHNQAIPQNILNLIGRKNELFEYDLTSFGNEINSIISNSKFLILGGAGTIGQAVTKTIFKRNPLKLHVVDLSENNLVELVRDIRSSFGYINGDFKTFALDIGSIAYDAFIASDGKYDYVLNLSALKHVRSEEDPFTLMRMIDVNIFNVEKTIQQSIENGVKKYFCVSTDKATEPVNMMGASKRIMELYLIQKSKSINISTARFANVAFSDGSLLHSFEQRVKKQQPIVAPSDIKRYFITAKESGELCLLSCLFGANNDIFFPKQNENLQLTSFADIAIKYIESLGYKPHLCKDENEARQLAKTLAEQQKWPYLLTESDTTGEKNIEIFFTENEKLDMERFKAIGIIKNDGDFYLKEQLENFSDSINHLRAKKRWTKEEIVAIFHKILPNFSHKETGKYLDHKM, from the coding sequence ATGAATCATAACCAGGCGATCCCACAAAACATTTTAAACTTAATTGGTAGGAAAAACGAATTATTTGAATATGATTTGACAAGCTTTGGCAATGAAATAAACAGCATCATTTCAAATTCAAAATTTTTGATTTTAGGAGGTGCTGGCACAATTGGCCAAGCGGTTACCAAAACAATTTTTAAGCGCAACCCTCTTAAACTTCATGTTGTAGATCTTAGTGAAAATAATTTGGTGGAATTGGTCAGGGATATCAGAAGTTCTTTCGGGTATATTAATGGTGATTTTAAAACCTTTGCATTAGATATTGGTTCGATTGCATACGATGCCTTTATAGCTTCTGACGGAAAATATGACTATGTGTTGAATCTATCCGCATTAAAACACGTGCGAAGCGAGGAGGATCCGTTTACACTGATGCGTATGATCGATGTGAATATTTTCAATGTTGAAAAAACCATCCAGCAATCCATCGAAAATGGCGTAAAAAAATATTTCTGTGTATCAACGGACAAAGCCACAGAACCTGTGAATATGATGGGAGCTTCCAAACGAATTATGGAACTATACTTGATTCAAAAAAGTAAGTCAATCAACATTTCTACAGCACGCTTTGCTAATGTGGCATTTTCAGATGGTTCATTATTACATAGCTTTGAGCAACGCGTAAAAAAACAGCAACCCATTGTTGCGCCAAGCGATATTAAACGCTATTTCATTACTGCAAAAGAATCTGGAGAACTCTGTTTACTGTCCTGCCTATTTGGCGCGAATAATGATATATTTTTTCCAAAACAGAATGAAAACCTACAACTAACCAGCTTTGCTGATATTGCTATAAAATATATTGAAAGTTTGGGTTATAAGCCACATTTGTGCAAAGATGAAAATGAAGCAAGGCAATTAGCCAAAACCTTAGCTGAACAACAAAAATGGCCTTATTTATTGACTGAAAGTGACACTACTGGAGAAAAAAATATAGAAATCTTTTTTACCGAAAACGAAAAATTAGACATGGAGCGTTTTAAGGCAATTGGTATCATAAAAAATGATGGAGATTTTTATCTTAAAGAACAACTCGAAAATTTTTCTGATTCCATAAACCATCTTAGAGCAAAAAAAAGGTGGACAAAAGAGGAAATAGTCGCTATATTCCATAAAATATTACCGAACTTTAGCCATAAAGAAACCGGTAAATATTTAGATCACAAAATGTAA
- a CDS encoding sugar phosphate nucleotidyltransferase: MHSKIDVVIMAGGKGKRLMPLTANTPKPLLKVGGKPIIEYNTDLLASCGIKHIYIAVNYLSDQIISYFKANNKHQIEFNFIEESKSLGTIGALKLEDHFKKEYILVMNADLLTNVNLDTVFKDFLSKKADALIATVPYNVDIPHDVVETYEGIVTNLKVKHSSTYNLNAGIYIFKRVCLEFIPENTFFDATDLIKVLLEKGKNISTYSISGYWLDIGKPEDFEKAQKDINHLKF, from the coding sequence ATGCATAGCAAAATAGATGTTGTAATTATGGCTGGTGGGAAAGGTAAACGTTTGATGCCATTGACCGCAAATACGCCAAAGCCACTTTTAAAAGTTGGCGGTAAACCTATAATAGAATACAACACAGACCTTCTCGCCTCTTGTGGAATTAAACATATTTATATTGCTGTTAATTATCTGAGTGACCAGATTATTTCATATTTCAAAGCGAATAATAAGCATCAAATTGAATTCAATTTTATTGAAGAATCTAAATCTTTGGGAACAATTGGCGCTTTGAAACTGGAAGACCATTTCAAAAAAGAATATATTTTAGTTATGAATGCAGATCTGTTGACCAACGTAAACTTAGATACTGTGTTTAAAGACTTTCTCTCTAAAAAAGCTGATGCCTTAATTGCAACGGTTCCTTATAATGTAGATATTCCACATGATGTTGTTGAAACATATGAGGGCATTGTGACCAATTTAAAAGTGAAACATTCCAGCACATATAATTTGAATGCGGGAATTTATATATTTAAAAGAGTGTGCCTAGAATTCATTCCTGAAAACACCTTTTTTGATGCCACAGATTTAATTAAAGTTCTTTTAGAAAAAGGTAAAAACATTAGCACTTATTCAATTTCAGGATATTGGTTGGATATTGGAAAACCAGAAGATTTTGAAAAAGCGCAAAAAGATATTAATCACTTAAAGTTTTAG
- a CDS encoding GxxExxY protein: protein MSKIIYKDESYAIIGALFDVYNNLGSGFAEIVYKDAIEYEFRCRDIPFEREKCYMVNYKDIVLKHKFYADFVVFDKIILELKTVEFLTDKHLAQCINYLKESECKLALLINFHRDFLDHKRIVL from the coding sequence ATGTCGAAAATAATTTATAAGGATGAAAGCTATGCCATTATTGGTGCACTTTTCGATGTATATAATAATTTAGGAAGTGGCTTTGCAGAAATTGTTTATAAAGACGCCATAGAATATGAATTCAGGTGTAGGGATATTCCATTTGAAAGGGAAAAATGTTATATGGTAAATTATAAAGATATCGTCTTGAAGCATAAGTTTTATGCCGATTTTGTAGTTTTTGATAAAATTATACTCGAATTAAAAACTGTTGAATTTTTAACCGATAAACATCTAGCACAATGTATCAATTATCTAAAGGAATCAGAATGTAAACTTGCTCTTTTAATTAATTTCCATAGAGACTTTTTAGACCATAAAAGAATAGTATTATAA